The following are encoded together in the Erwinia sp. E602 genome:
- a CDS encoding efflux transporter outer membrane subunit — protein MTHKAFSLGVLPLALLLALSGCTMQPDYQRPALPVAGQYDRYGAGGEGNGADIRWQTFFTDPVMNKLIASALANNRDLRVAALNVEVARSQVQIDRAALLPSVNLSAGGTGTHLPGGLYSTQSSGPVTYHQYDASLGVTSWELDFFGRLRSLRDRTLEQYLATAASERATQIGLIAEVASAYLSLCSDNQLLALAGSTLNSQQDSYNLTQRSYNGGVASEQDLLQAETSVRTAQADVASYTRQVRQDVNALALLVGSDLPANLLADARLDNAWRFPATPAGLPSDLLTRRPDIIAAEHTLKAANASIGAARAAFFPSISLTASGGSSSGSLGHLLSGGSGAWSFAPGINLPIFDGGVNAANLDIAKLQKRIEIADYEKAIQSAFKDVSDALAGQDTYRDELQARQLDEKASQRNYDLATLRYREGVDNYLNVLVAQRTLYGAQQARITTQLGQLNQQITLYKALGGGWKS, from the coding sequence ATGACGCATAAGGCTTTTTCTCTCGGAGTGCTGCCGCTGGCGCTGCTGCTGGCGCTGAGCGGCTGCACCATGCAGCCGGATTACCAGCGCCCGGCGCTGCCGGTAGCAGGCCAGTATGACCGGTACGGCGCCGGCGGCGAGGGCAACGGTGCCGATATCCGCTGGCAGACCTTCTTCACCGATCCGGTGATGAATAAGCTGATTGCCAGCGCGCTGGCAAATAATCGTGACCTGCGGGTGGCGGCGCTGAACGTTGAAGTGGCGCGTTCCCAGGTACAGATTGACCGTGCGGCACTGCTGCCGTCGGTTAACCTCAGCGCGGGCGGCACTGGCACCCATCTGCCGGGCGGGCTGTACAGCACCCAGTCCAGCGGCCCGGTCACCTACCATCAGTATGACGCCAGCCTGGGCGTTACCTCGTGGGAGCTGGACTTCTTTGGCCGTCTGCGCAGCCTGCGCGACCGGACGCTGGAGCAGTACCTGGCCACCGCCGCCAGCGAGCGCGCCACGCAGATCGGCCTGATTGCCGAAGTGGCCTCGGCGTACCTGTCGCTCTGTTCAGACAACCAGCTGCTGGCGCTGGCCGGCAGCACGCTGAACAGCCAGCAGGATTCGTACAACCTGACCCAGCGCAGCTATAACGGCGGCGTGGCCAGCGAGCAGGATCTGCTGCAGGCCGAAACCTCGGTGCGCACCGCGCAGGCCGACGTGGCCAGCTACACCCGTCAGGTGCGTCAGGACGTGAACGCGCTGGCGCTGCTGGTGGGCAGTGACCTGCCGGCTAATCTGCTGGCCGACGCGCGGCTGGATAACGCGTGGCGCTTCCCGGCCACCCCGGCCGGGCTGCCGTCCGATCTGCTGACCCGCAGGCCGGATATTATCGCGGCAGAACATACGCTTAAGGCGGCCAACGCCAGCATCGGCGCGGCGCGCGCGGCCTTCTTCCCGAGCATCAGCCTGACCGCCAGCGGCGGCTCCAGCTCCGGCAGCCTCGGGCACCTGCTCTCCGGCGGCAGCGGCGCCTGGTCGTTTGCCCCGGGCATCAATCTGCCGATATTCGACGGCGGCGTAAACGCGGCAAATCTGGATATTGCGAAGCTGCAGAAGCGCATTGAGATTGCCGACTATGAGAAGGCGATTCAGAGCGCTTTTAAGGACGTCAGCGATGCGCTGGCCGGGCAGGATACCTACCGTGACGAGCTGCAGGCGCGGCAGCTGGACGAAAAAGCCAGCCAGCGAAACTATGACCTGGCGACGCTGCGCTACCGCGAAGGGGTGGACAACTACCTTAACGTGCTGGTGGCCCAGCGCACGCTCTACGGCGCGCAGCAGGCGAGAATTACCACGCAGCTGGGGCAGCTGAATCAGCAGATCACGCTGTATAAGGCGCTGGGGGGCGGCTGGAAATCCTGA
- a CDS encoding MdtA/MuxA family multidrug efflux RND transporter periplasmic adaptor subunit has protein sequence MTLNSTSRPHSRRKIAVILLLLLSIACLVWRFWPSAPSGHGGPGGMRGPGGPGGHGGPPGMMMAGAATPVHADRVTLADVPVYLNALGTVVPNATVTVTSRVDGQLTQVLFKEGQKVSAGQLLAQIDPRSYQATLAQYQGSLAQNQALLKSAQLTLTRYQKLFAQDSLARQDLDSQVATVGQYSGAVKTDEAQIAAAKLDIEYARITAPVSGRVGLRLVDAGNMVHSSDTTGIVTITQTQPAAVTFSVPQSNIPTLIRALHNDRSLAATAFDQQGNTELAQGQVQFISNQIDTSTGSIALKALFANQDEALYPNQFVNLRLQTATLKQATVIPAQALQLSSDGSFVWVIGQDSTVTRRAVKTGPAFGSDKQAILDGVRDGEQVVTEGIDRLSSGSRVERVTSEQQTADQSSTAP, from the coding sequence ATGACCCTGAACTCCACCTCCCGGCCGCACTCCCGGCGTAAAATCGCTGTCATTCTCCTTCTGCTGCTGTCGATCGCGTGCCTGGTGTGGCGTTTCTGGCCGTCGGCACCTTCCGGACACGGCGGCCCCGGCGGGATGCGTGGCCCGGGCGGCCCCGGCGGTCACGGCGGTCCGCCCGGCATGATGATGGCCGGGGCGGCCACCCCGGTGCACGCTGACAGGGTGACGCTGGCCGACGTGCCGGTGTACCTCAACGCGTTAGGAACGGTGGTGCCGAACGCCACGGTGACGGTGACCAGCCGCGTCGACGGGCAGCTGACCCAGGTGCTGTTTAAAGAGGGGCAGAAGGTGAGCGCCGGGCAGCTGCTGGCGCAGATCGACCCGCGCAGCTACCAGGCCACGCTGGCACAGTATCAGGGCTCGCTGGCGCAGAACCAGGCGCTGCTGAAAAGCGCGCAGCTGACGCTGACGCGTTATCAGAAGCTGTTTGCTCAGGATTCACTGGCGCGCCAGGACCTGGACAGCCAGGTGGCGACCGTCGGTCAGTACAGCGGCGCGGTAAAAACCGACGAGGCGCAGATTGCGGCGGCAAAACTGGATATTGAGTATGCGCGCATCACCGCGCCGGTCAGCGGCCGCGTTGGCCTGCGGCTGGTGGACGCCGGCAATATGGTGCACAGCTCTGACACCACCGGTATCGTCACCATCACCCAGACCCAGCCGGCGGCGGTGACCTTCAGCGTGCCGCAGAGTAATATCCCGACCCTGATCAGGGCGCTGCACAACGATCGCAGCCTGGCCGCCACCGCCTTTGACCAGCAGGGCAACACCGAGCTGGCGCAGGGGCAGGTGCAGTTTATCAGCAACCAGATCGACACCAGCACCGGCAGCATTGCGCTGAAGGCGCTGTTTGCCAATCAGGACGAAGCGCTCTATCCGAATCAGTTCGTCAATCTGCGTCTGCAGACCGCCACCCTGAAGCAGGCCACGGTAATACCGGCCCAGGCGCTGCAGCTGAGCAGCGACGGCAGCTTTGTCTGGGTGATCGGCCAGGACAGCACCGTTACCCGCCGCGCGGTGAAAACCGGCCCGGCCTTTGGCAGCGATAAGCAGGCGATCCTCGACGGCGTCAGGGACGGGGAGCAGGTGGTGACCGAAGGCATCGACCGCCTGAGCAGCGGCAGCAGGGTTGAACGGGTGACGTCGGAGCAGCAGACGGCTGACCAGAGCAGCACCGCGCCATGA
- a CDS encoding efflux RND transporter permease subunit produces the protein MNPSRLFINRPVATILLMAGILISGIFAYRLLSTSALPQVDYPTIQVTTLYPGASPDVMASSVTAPLERQLGQMSGLSQMSSSSSGGSSVISLRFSLDLSLDVAEQEVQAAINAADSLLPTDLPSPPTYKKVNPADSAVIALAATSDTLPLTRVQDLVNTRIALKLAQIAGVGMVTLAGGHQPAIRIRVDPKALAAYGLTLADVNTLVSNGNVNGSKGGFDGTYHSVTIDANDQLRTADEYGSLILTYKNGAALRLRDIAQIEQAAENVYQSAWANNSPAIIISVQRQPGANVISVVDSIRAQLPTLQAALPDGVKVSILSDRTQTIRASIRDVQFELMLSIALVVMVTFLFLRNVAATLIPSIAVPLSLVGTFGVMYLAGFSLNNLSLMALTIATGFVIDDAIVVVENISRRLEEGETPMQAALKGSQQIGFTIISLTFSLIAVLIPLLFMGDVVGRLFREFAITLAVAILVSMFISLTLTPMLCAYLLQHIPPERQSRFSRKGGELFDKLIAGYDRLLTLVLNHQRLTLCVALATLVLTGLLWLAVPKGFFPAQDTGLIQGVTIASQDVSFGEMSKRQQQLAAIVRNNPAVASVSSTVGIDGSNTSLNSGRLQINLKPLDERDKRADAVIAELQQATAQVPGIQLYLQSAQDLTVNDQVTPDRYQFSLDDADSENLVSWSPTLVAALRARPEFSSVVSNLQEQGQVAYVELNRDAAARYGITASDVDTALYNAFGQRLISTIFTQSNQYRVVLEVAPQFQQSPASFDDIWLATSGSSSASGSTSTTSTSSGSGSSGSSSSSSSGTSGMVKLTAIATVHLRTGSLVHTRINQFPAVTVSFNLSDGTSLEQAQQAISEVSRQLAQPSSIVLRYQGEASAFRSATGNTLWLILAALLTMYVVLGILYESFIHPVTILSTLPSAAVGALLTLLLAGTGFSLIALIGVILLIGIVKKNAIMMIDFALEAENRQGLSAREAIHQACLLRFRPILMTTLAALLGALPLMLASGSGAELRQPLGLVIVGGLIVSQVLTLFSTPVIYLWFDGLAQRGKRWMRAAAARGRE, from the coding sequence ATGAATCCGTCACGCCTCTTTATCAACCGGCCGGTAGCCACCATCCTGCTGATGGCCGGCATCCTGATTTCCGGTATTTTTGCTTACCGGCTGCTCTCCACCTCGGCGCTGCCGCAGGTGGATTACCCGACCATTCAGGTCACCACCCTCTATCCTGGGGCCAGCCCGGACGTGATGGCCTCCTCGGTCACCGCGCCGCTGGAGCGCCAGCTCGGTCAGATGTCCGGCTTAAGCCAGATGAGCTCCAGCAGCTCCGGCGGCTCGTCGGTAATAAGCCTCAGGTTCTCGCTGGACCTGTCGCTGGACGTGGCTGAGCAGGAAGTGCAGGCGGCGATCAACGCCGCCGACAGCCTGCTGCCGACCGACCTGCCCAGCCCGCCGACCTATAAAAAGGTCAACCCGGCGGACAGCGCGGTGATCGCCCTCGCCGCCACCTCAGACACGCTGCCGCTGACCCGCGTGCAGGACCTGGTTAACACCCGCATCGCGCTGAAGCTGGCGCAGATCGCCGGGGTGGGTATGGTCACGCTGGCCGGCGGCCATCAGCCGGCGATCCGCATACGCGTCGACCCGAAGGCGCTGGCGGCCTACGGCCTCACGCTGGCCGACGTCAACACGCTGGTCAGCAACGGCAACGTCAACGGCTCGAAGGGCGGCTTTGACGGCACGTACCATTCGGTGACCATCGACGCCAACGACCAGCTGCGCACCGCCGACGAGTACGGCAGCCTGATCCTGACGTATAAAAACGGCGCTGCGCTGCGCCTGCGCGATATCGCGCAGATTGAGCAGGCGGCGGAAAACGTTTATCAGTCTGCGTGGGCCAACAACAGCCCGGCGATTATCATCAGCGTACAGCGCCAGCCGGGTGCCAACGTGATTTCGGTGGTCGACAGCATCAGGGCACAGCTGCCGACGCTGCAGGCCGCGCTGCCGGACGGCGTGAAGGTCAGCATTCTCTCCGACCGCACCCAGACCATCCGCGCCTCAATCCGCGACGTGCAGTTCGAGCTGATGCTGTCGATTGCGCTGGTGGTGATGGTCACCTTCCTGTTCCTGCGCAACGTTGCCGCCACGCTGATCCCGAGCATTGCGGTACCGCTGTCGCTGGTCGGCACCTTTGGCGTGATGTACCTGGCCGGCTTCAGCCTGAACAACCTGTCGCTGATGGCGCTGACCATCGCCACCGGCTTTGTGATCGACGATGCCATCGTGGTGGTGGAGAACATCTCAAGGCGGCTGGAGGAGGGCGAAACCCCAATGCAGGCGGCGCTGAAGGGCTCGCAGCAGATCGGCTTTACCATTATCTCGCTGACCTTCTCGCTGATCGCGGTGCTGATCCCGCTGCTGTTTATGGGCGACGTGGTCGGGCGGCTGTTCCGCGAATTCGCCATCACCCTCGCGGTAGCGATCCTGGTATCGATGTTTATCTCGCTGACCCTGACGCCGATGCTCTGCGCATACCTGTTGCAGCATATCCCGCCGGAGCGGCAGTCGCGTTTCTCACGCAAGGGCGGCGAGCTGTTCGATAAGCTGATCGCCGGCTATGACCGCCTGCTGACCCTGGTGCTTAACCACCAGCGGCTGACGCTGTGCGTCGCGCTGGCCACGCTGGTGCTGACCGGATTGCTCTGGCTGGCGGTGCCGAAAGGCTTCTTCCCGGCGCAGGATACCGGGCTGATCCAGGGGGTAACGATTGCCTCGCAGGACGTCTCCTTCGGTGAGATGTCGAAAAGACAGCAGCAGCTGGCGGCGATCGTGCGGAACAATCCGGCGGTGGCGAGCGTCTCCAGCACCGTTGGCATCGACGGCAGCAACACCAGCCTGAACAGCGGCCGTCTGCAGATTAACCTCAAGCCGCTGGATGAACGCGATAAGCGGGCCGATGCGGTGATCGCCGAACTGCAGCAGGCCACCGCGCAGGTGCCGGGCATTCAGCTTTACCTGCAGTCGGCGCAGGATCTGACGGTTAACGACCAGGTCACGCCGGACCGCTACCAGTTCAGCCTTGATGATGCCGACAGTGAAAACCTGGTCAGCTGGTCACCGACGCTGGTGGCGGCGCTGCGCGCGCGGCCGGAGTTCAGTTCGGTGGTCAGCAACCTGCAGGAGCAGGGGCAGGTGGCCTACGTTGAGCTGAACCGTGACGCGGCGGCGCGCTACGGCATCACCGCCTCGGACGTGGATACCGCGCTGTATAACGCCTTTGGCCAGCGGCTGATCTCGACCATCTTTACCCAGTCGAATCAGTATCGCGTGGTGCTGGAGGTGGCACCGCAGTTCCAGCAGTCACCGGCGTCGTTTGACGATATCTGGCTGGCGACCTCGGGCAGCAGCAGTGCGTCTGGCAGCACCAGCACCACGAGCACGAGCAGCGGTTCAGGCTCATCAGGCAGCAGCAGCTCCTCTTCCTCCGGCACCAGCGGTATGGTGAAGCTGACCGCGATTGCCACCGTCCACCTGCGTACCGGTTCGCTGGTGCATACGCGCATTAACCAGTTCCCGGCGGTGACGGTGTCGTTTAACCTCAGCGACGGCACCTCGCTGGAGCAGGCGCAGCAGGCCATCAGCGAGGTGAGCCGCCAACTGGCGCAGCCGTCGTCGATCGTTCTGCGCTATCAGGGGGAGGCGTCAGCGTTCCGGAGCGCCACCGGCAACACGCTGTGGCTGATCCTCGCCGCGCTGCTGACCATGTACGTGGTGCTTGGCATTCTGTATGAGAGCTTTATCCACCCGGTGACCATTCTCTCCACGCTGCCCTCGGCGGCGGTCGGCGCGCTGCTGACCCTGCTGCTGGCCGGTACCGGGTTCAGCCTGATCGCGCTGATCGGCGTGATCCTGCTGATCGGCATTGTGAAAAAGAACGCCATTATGATGATCGACTTTGCGCTGGAGGCGGAAAACAGGCAGGGGCTGAGCGCGCGTGAGGCGATCCACCAGGCCTGCCTGCTGCGCTTCCGGCCGATCCTGATGACCACCCTGGCGGCGCTGCTCGGCGCGCTGCCGCTGATGCTGGCCTCCGGCTCCGGTGCCGAACTGCGCCAGCCGCTGGGGCTGGTGATTGTAGGCGGCCTGATCGTCAGCCAGGTGCTGACGCTGTTCTCCACGCCGGTTATCTATCTGTGGTTCGACGGCCTGGCGCAGCGCGGCAAACGCTGGATGCGGGCGGCGGCGGCCCGGGGGCGTGAATGA
- a CDS encoding efflux RND transporter permease subunit: MNLTRLFIFRPVATLLLTLALLLLGALGYRLLPVAPLPQVDFPTIMVSASLPGASPETMAATVATPLERALGEIAGITEMTSQSSQGSSDIILQFALDRDINGAARDVQAAINAARSLLPGSMPSLPTYRKANPSDAPIVMMALSSSTRSGAELYDLANSKIQQKIAQVAGVGEVSLRGSSLPAVRIDLQPQQLSHYGISLESVRTAVASSTSNLPKGVLQGDTQSWMVDGNGQQEQAKNYRDLVVSYQNGRAVRLSDVATVYDAVEDKYNVGFYNGAPSVTIGVTRQAGANMLQTIDDIKAQLPLIKQDLPADVSLTLVVDRSPNVRDSLYDTEETLLIAMLLVIGVVFVFLRDLRAMAIPALALPVSLIGTCAVMYLLDYSLDNLSLMALIIATGFVVDDAIVVLENITRYIEQGLSPVRAAIKGAQEVSFTVLAMTLSLIAVFIPILLMGSIVGRLFREFAVTLSVSLVISMGVSLSLTPMLCSRLLKRKPAVTKRPHPLYQWIENGLNRLLESYSVGLAWVMRHQRLTLFSLLLTIVLNVFLYGVVQKGFFPSQDTGLLMGMLRADQNVSFQAMEPKMKHFAALIQQDPAVDGVMSSIGGGAFGSRNTAMFFVHLKDFKQRDDASTVANRLSGKTQHIPGVQLFLMAAQDLHIGGRSANASYQYSLQADDLNTLRTWTPKVKAALEQIPQLTSVDSDSETGGQEVMITIDRDRATRLGVNVSMLDTLLNNAFSQRQIATLYKTLNQYHVVMSLNDLWTRDPAALQQLFVLNDSGDRIPLSAFASFSGGNAPLSVNHQGQSATSTIAFNLQDGASLEEAQAAINTAMAKIGLPDSIQAGFAGTAQAFVGLTSTMPWLILAALLAVYIVLGMLYESYIHPLTILSTLPSAGVGALLLLLLTDTQLTVIALIGILLLIGIVKKNAIMMIDFALAAERNQGMTPQQAIVQACLMRFRPIMMTTLAAFFGALPLALGSGGDADLRSPLGLAIAGGLALSQLLTLFTTPVVYLYLDRASRATQRQWQRLRHPRNA; encoded by the coding sequence ATGAACCTGACCCGGCTGTTTATCTTCCGCCCGGTGGCCACGCTGCTGCTGACCCTGGCGCTGCTGCTGCTGGGCGCGCTTGGCTACCGGCTGCTGCCGGTGGCACCGCTGCCGCAGGTGGACTTCCCGACCATTATGGTCAGCGCCAGCCTGCCGGGTGCCAGCCCGGAAACCATGGCCGCCACGGTGGCGACGCCGCTGGAGCGCGCGCTGGGCGAGATCGCCGGCATTACCGAAATGACCTCGCAGAGTTCGCAGGGCTCCAGCGATATCATCCTGCAGTTTGCGCTGGACCGCGACATTAACGGCGCGGCGCGCGACGTGCAGGCGGCGATCAACGCCGCCCGCAGCCTGCTGCCGGGCAGCATGCCGTCGCTGCCCACTTACCGAAAAGCTAACCCCTCCGACGCGCCGATCGTGATGATGGCGCTCTCCTCCTCCACCCGTTCCGGCGCCGAACTGTACGATCTCGCCAACAGCAAAATTCAGCAGAAAATTGCCCAGGTGGCCGGCGTCGGTGAAGTGTCGCTGCGCGGCAGTTCGCTGCCGGCGGTACGCATTGACCTGCAGCCGCAGCAGCTGAGTCACTACGGCATCTCGCTGGAGTCGGTGCGGACGGCGGTCGCCAGCAGCACCAGCAACCTGCCGAAGGGCGTGCTGCAGGGCGATACGCAGTCGTGGATGGTGGACGGCAACGGCCAGCAGGAGCAGGCAAAAAACTACCGCGATCTGGTGGTCAGCTACCAGAACGGCCGCGCGGTGCGCCTCAGCGACGTGGCGACGGTGTATGACGCGGTGGAGGATAAATACAACGTCGGCTTCTACAACGGTGCGCCGTCGGTCACTATCGGCGTCACCCGCCAGGCGGGGGCCAATATGCTGCAGACCATCGACGATATTAAGGCGCAGCTGCCGCTGATTAAGCAGGATCTGCCCGCCGACGTCAGCCTGACGCTGGTGGTGGACCGTTCGCCCAACGTGCGCGACTCGCTGTACGACACCGAAGAGACGCTGCTGATCGCCATGCTGCTGGTGATCGGCGTGGTGTTTGTGTTTCTGCGCGACCTGCGGGCGATGGCGATACCGGCGCTGGCGCTGCCGGTATCGTTAATCGGCACCTGCGCGGTGATGTACCTGCTCGACTACAGCCTCGATAACCTGTCGCTGATGGCGCTGATTATCGCCACCGGCTTTGTGGTCGACGACGCCATCGTGGTGCTGGAAAACATCACCCGCTATATCGAACAGGGGCTCAGCCCGGTGCGGGCGGCGATTAAGGGGGCGCAGGAGGTGAGTTTTACTGTGCTGGCGATGACCCTGTCGCTGATCGCGGTGTTTATCCCGATCCTGCTGATGGGCAGCATCGTTGGCCGCCTGTTCCGCGAATTTGCCGTCACGCTCAGCGTGTCGCTGGTGATTTCGATGGGGGTGTCGCTGAGCCTGACGCCGATGCTCTGCTCAAGGCTGCTGAAGCGCAAGCCGGCGGTCACAAAGCGCCCGCACCCGCTGTACCAGTGGATTGAAAATGGCCTTAACCGCCTGCTGGAAAGCTACAGCGTCGGGCTGGCGTGGGTGATGCGCCACCAGCGCCTGACCCTGTTCAGCCTGCTGCTGACCATCGTACTCAACGTGTTCCTCTACGGCGTGGTGCAGAAGGGCTTCTTCCCCAGCCAGGATACCGGCCTGCTGATGGGCATGCTGCGCGCCGATCAGAACGTCTCCTTCCAGGCGATGGAGCCGAAGATGAAGCATTTTGCCGCGCTGATCCAGCAGGATCCGGCGGTGGACGGCGTGATGTCGTCGATCGGCGGCGGTGCCTTTGGCTCGCGTAATACCGCGATGTTCTTCGTCCATCTGAAGGATTTTAAGCAGCGCGATGACGCCAGTACCGTGGCCAACCGCCTGAGCGGCAAAACGCAGCATATCCCCGGCGTGCAGCTGTTCCTGATGGCGGCACAGGATCTGCATATCGGCGGCCGCAGCGCCAACGCCTCATACCAGTACAGCCTGCAGGCCGACGACCTCAACACGCTGCGCACCTGGACGCCGAAGGTGAAAGCGGCGCTGGAGCAGATCCCGCAGCTGACCAGCGTTGACTCCGACTCGGAAACCGGCGGTCAGGAGGTGATGATCACCATCGACCGCGATCGCGCCACCCGGCTGGGCGTCAACGTCAGTATGCTGGATACGCTGCTGAATAACGCCTTCAGCCAGCGGCAGATCGCCACGCTGTATAAAACGCTGAATCAGTACCACGTGGTGATGTCGCTGAACGACCTCTGGACCCGTGACCCTGCCGCGCTACAGCAGCTGTTCGTGCTCAACGACAGCGGCGATCGCATCCCGCTTTCCGCTTTCGCCAGCTTCAGCGGCGGCAACGCGCCGCTGTCGGTGAACCATCAGGGGCAGTCGGCCACCAGCACCATCGCCTTCAACCTGCAGGACGGTGCGTCACTGGAAGAAGCGCAGGCGGCGATCAACACCGCGATGGCGAAAATTGGCCTGCCGGACAGCATCCAGGCCGGTTTTGCCGGCACCGCGCAGGCGTTTGTCGGGCTGACCAGCACCATGCCGTGGCTGATCCTCGCTGCGCTGCTGGCGGTGTATATCGTGCTGGGGATGCTGTATGAAAGCTACATTCATCCGCTGACCATTCTGTCGACGCTGCCGTCGGCCGGGGTCGGGGCGCTGCTGCTGCTGCTGCTGACCGACACCCAGCTGACGGTGATTGCGCTGATCGGCATCCTGCTGCTGATCGGCATCGTCAAGAAAAACGCCATTATGATGATCGACTTTGCGCTGGCCGCCGAACGCAATCAGGGCATGACGCCGCAGCAGGCGATCGTTCAGGCCTGCCTGATGCGCTTCCGGCCGATTATGATGACCACGCTGGCCGCCTTCTTCGGCGCGCTGCCGCTGGCGCTGGGCAGCGGCGGCGATGCCGACCTGCGCAGCCCGCTGGGGCTGGCGATTGCCGGCGGCCTGGCACTGAGCCAGCTGCTGACCCTGTTTACCACCCCGGTGGTCTACCTTTATCTCGACCGTGCCAGCCGCGCCACGCAACGCCAGTGGCAGCGCCTGCGCCACCCCAGGAACGCCTGA
- a CDS encoding efflux transporter outer membrane subunit, translated as MKLNKLTPVVLALLIGGCAVGPDYQRPSAPGALRYKEARGWQQATPQDAQQKGDWWAVYRDPTLDALLRQVQISNQNVAQYEAKYRQALALASGSSRDLLPTVSATASSTRSGTAASSSGATSGGRVSNSHSAQLSASWELDIWGKLRRTLEENQASAEASAAGLGNITLSAQSTLAQDYFQLRILDQRIALYQQSIAAYQRYLTVINNKYRAGSESRATLAQAQTTLASARASALDLSWQRAQLEHAIAVLTGKTPAEFSLAAAPLNATLPAIPAALPSALLQRRPDIAQAERTVAAANAAVGVAIAGYYPDLTLSASGGYSGSSFSNLFSLPNRIWSLGPSLSGTLLDFGATSAKVDQARAAYDADVASYRQTVLSGFQEVEDYLVELHTLQDELQAQQEAAASAQESARVTFNQYQAGMIDYLDVATTENSSLSQQQSLLQLQSTQWVTSVQLIAALGGGWR; from the coding sequence ATGAAACTGAATAAACTTACCCCCGTAGTGCTGGCACTGCTGATCGGCGGCTGCGCCGTCGGGCCGGACTACCAGCGGCCGTCGGCACCGGGTGCGCTGCGCTATAAAGAAGCGCGCGGCTGGCAGCAGGCCACGCCGCAGGACGCGCAGCAGAAGGGCGACTGGTGGGCGGTGTATCGTGACCCGACGCTGGATGCGCTGCTGCGTCAGGTGCAGATCTCCAACCAGAACGTGGCGCAGTATGAGGCGAAGTACCGCCAGGCGCTGGCGCTGGCCTCTGGCTCCAGTCGCGATCTGCTGCCGACGGTCAGCGCTACCGCCAGCTCAACCCGCAGCGGCACGGCGGCCAGCAGCAGCGGGGCGACCAGCGGCGGGCGGGTCAGCAACAGCCACTCGGCGCAGCTCTCGGCCTCCTGGGAGCTGGATATCTGGGGCAAACTGCGCCGCACGCTGGAAGAGAACCAGGCCAGCGCAGAGGCCAGCGCCGCCGGACTGGGCAATATCACCCTCAGCGCCCAGTCAACGCTGGCGCAGGACTACTTCCAGCTGCGTATTCTCGACCAGCGCATTGCCCTGTATCAGCAGAGCATTGCCGCCTATCAGCGCTATCTGACGGTAATTAATAACAAATACCGGGCGGGCAGCGAGTCGCGGGCCACCCTGGCGCAGGCGCAAACCACCCTGGCCAGCGCCCGCGCCTCGGCGCTGGATCTCAGCTGGCAGCGCGCCCAGCTGGAGCACGCCATCGCGGTGCTGACCGGCAAAACCCCGGCGGAATTCAGCCTGGCGGCGGCACCGCTGAACGCCACTTTGCCGGCGATCCCGGCCGCGCTGCCGTCCGCACTGCTGCAGCGCAGGCCGGATATCGCCCAGGCGGAACGCACGGTGGCCGCCGCCAACGCCGCAGTGGGCGTGGCGATCGCCGGTTACTACCCGGATCTGACCCTCAGCGCCAGCGGCGGCTACAGCGGCTCCTCGTTCAGCAACCTGTTCTCGCTGCCGAACCGCATCTGGTCGTTAGGGCCGTCGCTGAGCGGCACGCTGCTCGACTTTGGTGCCACTTCGGCGAAGGTCGATCAGGCGCGCGCCGCCTATGACGCCGACGTTGCCAGCTACCGTCAGACGGTGCTGAGCGGCTTTCAGGAGGTGGAGGATTACCTGGTGGAGCTGCACACCCTGCAGGATGAGCTGCAGGCGCAGCAGGAGGCGGCCGCGTCGGCGCAGGAGTCAGCGCGCGTAACCTTTAACCAGTACCAGGCGGGAATGATCGACTATCTCGATGTGGCGACGACCGAAAACAGCAGCCTCAGCCAGCAGCAGAGCCTGCTGCAGCTGCAGAGCACGCAGTGGGTGACCAGCGTACAGCTGATCGCGGCGCTGGGGGGCGGCTGGCGGTAA